The uncultured Celeribacter sp. genome includes the window GATTTTGAAAGAACGGCTTGGAGAAGCGGATGATGGTGCGATCCATATCCCGAATATCCTGAGCGGTTTCCGGCTTTGCGCTCTCCAGTCGATTGGTGGCAATGGCGATCACATCTTCGACCATATACCCAAAAACCCGGCGCAGCGCCTCATGGTCGCGACGGTTGCGCTCCAGCTCAGGATAGAGGCTGTCGACCTCCTCATAGGCCCGATCCGTCAGCGGCAATTCCATCAGGTCCTCTGCCGCAAACAACCCCGCACGCAGCCCATCATGCAGATCATGGTGATTATAAGCCACATCATCGGCAATGGCAGCAACCTGCGCTTCGGCGCTGGCAAAGGTGTGTAGCTCCAGATCGAACTGATCATTCACCTCTTTCAGAGCATAGGACAGAGGGGCGCCCTCAGGGTGCTTTTTCTTATCCGCATTGGGGCCGACCACCGGACCATTGTGTTTGGCAATGCCTTCCAGACTTTCCCATGTCAGGTTCAGCCCATCGAAATCGGCATAGTGTTTTTCCAGCTTGGTGACGATGCGCAACGCCTGCGCATTGTGATCGAATCCTCCATAGGGCTCCATCAAAAGCTCCAGCGCATCTTCGCCCGTGTGACCAAAGGGCGAATGCCCCAGATCATGGGCCAGCGCGATGGCCTCGGCCAGACCTTCGTTCAGTCCCAGCGCACCGGCAAGCGTCCGCGCAACCTGCGCGACCTCGATCGAATGGGTCAGCCGCGTGCGATAATAATCGCCTTCGTGCTCCACAAAGACCTGTGTCTTGTGCTTGAGGCGACGAAACGCCGAAGAATGGATGATCCGGTCCCGGTCCCGCTGAAACGGAGACCGAAAGGTCGAAAGTTTTTCCGGATAGAGACGTCCGCGCGTTTCCATCGGCTGGCTGGCATAGGGTTTCAACATCGGTGCCTGTCCCGCAGGTGGGCTGTGCGCCCCCTGTCCTTGTCGCATATGTTTTCCACAACTATATTGTGACCAGCACCCTACGACAAACAGATGACGCAGGGTTTTCGACGCAAAAGGCTGAAATTCAGCATAAAAATCACGCAAACCTGCCAAAGGCCCAGATATGTCCCTTACTCTTCCCCCCAAAGTGACCCCCCGCGCCTTCGCGCGTATCGCCGAAATCAACGCGGCCACGGGCGAAACAAAGGCCCTGCGCGTCGCCGTGGAAGGCGGAGGATGTTCCGGGTTTCAATATGACATCACGCTCGACGAGCCTGCCGAAGATGACATTGTTCTGGACAGCGCTGATAGCTGCGTGGTGATCGACCCCGTGTCCCTGCCGTTTCTGGAAAACGCCACGATTGATTTCACCGAGGAACTGATCGGCGCCCGCTTCGTCATCGACAACCCGAATGTATCCTCTGCATGCGGCTGTGGCACATCCTTCTCGATGTAAGCCCCGACCGACAGCTCTGATCCGAAAGGCTCTGACAGGACACTGTCAGGGCCTTTTTTGCGCCCTGCCGGTTCGACCGCGCGGACACGCGCCCTCAGCAACCCACAGACAACACAAGAGATAAAATATGTGCGAATTCGCACAATATAGTCATAAACTATGACAATCAGGCGGTTTCGACCCAACCTAAATTAAACACATAATTCATTATGCCTGCTAATTAATCTCTTAATAATGCTAATGATTATTATTTGACTGAAAATAGTTCCTCTTAATCGCACAGATTTATATTCTACACCCCACAAAATCGCACATCTCAATGTGCTTTCAGTCACACACGAAAACGTCACTTTTTGCTCCTTTTCTTGTGATAAATTAGGTACTTACAAAATCGTTACAAAGGAATACATGCGTAACACCGCAGTAAACGATGGACCAACACACCACGTTCACCTGCTTTCAACCCGCCCGAAACATCGGGCAACCGAACAGGAGATCACAATGTTCAACAAATTTGCACAAACACTTGCCGTCACCGCCGCTCTGGCTGTGTCTTCCACCGCTGCTTTCGCTGGCTCCAGCTACATCATGCCGGGTCAAGCCCAAAATCTCCGTGCTTCCGTGAAACTCGACCTTGTGCGTGCTGAACAAAACGGCACCGTGTCCGTGTTCAACAAAGCTGGAACGCTTCTGGGCCAAACCAACGTGAAAGCCGGCGCTTCCACCGACGTGCTTGTTCCCTTTTCCCACGCCAACGATCAAAGCGTTCTGGTGGTCTATACCGCCGATGGCTCCGACGCTCCGCTCGCTCAAGCCGTCGCAACCGTCGACTGATGAGACGCCAGACAGCGTTTGGGTGATGCTCTCACCCCTGACGGGCCGCGCATGACGCGGCCCGAAAAATATTCAGCCCTCCCCTCGCCAAAGCCTTGTCAAACGCAGCGCCCGCTGTTCAAAGCAGGCTATGGAACAGTTTGACACCGTGATCCTTGGCGCCGGCGCAGCCGGCCTGTTTTGCGCGAAATTCGCCGCCGCGCGTGGCGCCCGCGTTCTCATTGTCGATCACGCCAAGCGCCCTGCGGAGAAGGTTCGGATTTCCGGCGGCGGTCGCTGCAATTTCACCAACCTCTATGCCAGCGCTGACAATTATCTGTCCGCCAATCGGCATTTTGCCAAATCCGCGCTTGCGCGCTACACACAATGGGATTTCATCGACCTCCTCGCGCAGCATGGCATCACGTGGCATGAAAAGACGCTCGGCCAGCTGTTTTGCGACGGGAAATCCGCCGCCATCGTCCAGATGCTTCTGGATGAGGCATCCCAGGCCGAACTGCGCCTGAACACAACCGTCGATGACATTCGACACACAGGTTCCGGGTTTCAGCTCAACCTGTCGGGACGAGCGATCGAGACCCGCGCGTTGGTCGTGGCCACCGGCGGCAAATCCATCCCCAAGATGGGGGCAACCGGGCTGGGCTATCAGATCGCCGAACAATTCGGCGTCGCACTCACCGATATCCGCCCCGGCCTTGTACCTTTGACCTTTGCGCCGCATGAACTGGACTGGATCGCGCCTCTCGCCGGCACGGCGCTGGAGGCACGCATTCACGCCGCGGGGGCGCAATTCGATGAAGCGCTGCTGTTCACGCATCGCGGCCTCTCCGGTCCGGCGATTCTTCAGATTTCGAGCTACTGGCGCGAAGGTCAGGAGATCACTGTCGACCTACTGCCCGGTCAGGACGCCTTCGCAGCCCTGCGTGCAGCCCGCCAAGACAATGGCCGCCGCCAGATGCAAACAGCGCTTGCGACCCTGTTGCCCGGGAAGCTAGCGCAGGCTCTGACCGAAAAACTAAAGCTACGCGGCAATCTGGCCGATCACTCTGACACTGCCCTGAGGGCGCTGGCCGATCATTTGCACGCGCTCACCCTGAAACCCAGCGGCTCCGAGGGGTACCGCACCGCAGAGGTCACATTGGGCGGCGTCGACACCGACGCACTGTCGTCCCAAACCATGGAGGTCAAAGCCCTGCCCGGCCTGTTCTTCATCGGTGAGGTTGTCGATGTCACCGGCTGGCTGGGCGGCTATAATTTCCAATGGGCATGGGCCTCAGCCGCGGCTTGCGGACGGGCGCTCGCCGAACGCCACTGATCTGCGCTTTTCCTTTTGGCCGGGCTTGCCTACAAAGGGTCAAAGACGAAGGAGCCCCCATGAAAATCGCCAGCTTCAACATCAACGGCATCAAAGCGCGCCTTGAAGCGCTCACCGACTGGCTGAAAGAGGCCAGCCCGGATGTGGCGATTCTACAGGAAATCAAATCCATCGACGAAAATTTCCCGCGCGAGGTCTTCGAAGATCTTGGCTATAATGTCGAGACCCATGGTCAAAAATCGTTCAACGGGGTCGCCTTGCTGTCAAAACTGCCGCTGGAAGATGTGACACGCGGCCTGCCGGGGGCCGAGGGCTCTGGGCGCGACGGCGCCGATGACGAAGAGGCCCGTTATATCGAGGCGACAGTGTCGGGCAACAGAGGCGCGCTGCGCATCTGCGGGCTTTATCTGCCGAACGGCAATCCGGTGGATCTGACCGCAGAGGGCATCCCCGTGCCCGGATCGAAATATGATTACAAGCTGAAATGGTTTGCCCGCCTTCAAGCCCGCGCCGAAGAATTGCTGTCACTGGAGCAGCCGTTTTTGATGGCCGGAGACTACAACCTGATCCCGCAACCCGAGGACGCCAAACGCCCCGAGGTCTGGAAAGACGACGCGCTGTTCCGGCTGGAAAGCCGTGCCGCTTTCCGGCGTCTGATGGCTCTGGGCTTTACAGATGCGTTGCGCGCCCGGACGGCCGCGCCCGAGACCTATACGTTCTGGGACTATCAGGCCGGCGCCTTCGACAAAAACGATGGCATCCGCATCGATCATGTCCTGTTGTCACCGCAGGCTGCGGATCTGCTGACGGACTGCCAGATCGACGCCTATACGCGCGCAAAGGCCAAACCTTCGGACCATGTGCCGATCTGGGTGGATCTGGATCTTTGATCCACCCAAAAGGGCCCAAAATCGCCACGCAGGCTTGATCGTTACGCAGACTTTTCGACGCCAAGCACGGGACGCAGCGGCTTTTTCGGCCGCTCTACCCAACGTGAGGCCGTGTAAATCAACGCCGTCAGCGTCGCCACATGCACACCGGAAAAGAAAATGTAATGCGGCGTCAGATCCGGCGTCAGCAAGGTCAGCAATTGCAGGACCAGGTAAAACACAGAACAGATCAACGTCCCCGTCCGCGCAACACGCACGGACCCAAGACGTGTCAGCAGCAGCATGATCACACCCATTTCCAGCAGCAGTGAAAACATCAACAGGAAGCTCTCCGGCAAAACGATACCAATCGCTGGCCCCGATAAAGATCGGCTCTGTTCGAGCTCATGAAACAGCGTGAAAACGTAACAGAGTAAATAGTTCAGATACAGGAAAATCCATAGGACAAACAATTTGTCCCGCGTTGAAACTTGCATTGTAGGCTCCCCACCCAAGAGTTTTTTACAATCCGTAGGGAGGAGTAAACCAAGAAATTGTGGCCTAGATATGGTAGTTCCACGGCAAGGGCTGAATGGTTTCAAAGCAGGGATCGAGCCGCTCCAGCCCAACCCCTGTATTCTTAACGTTTTTTCTTGGGCGCGTCGGCGCGGTCTTTGCCAAGATGTTTGCGCAAACGTGAGGGCGTCGACTTGGTCTTGTTCTTATAGGGGTTCTTGTCCGCCTGAGACCGGAACCACAGCCGGATCGGCGTGCCGGGCATATCGAAGTCCTGACGCAACCCATTGATCAGATAGCGTTTATAGCTGTCGTTCAATTCTTCTGGATGGCTGCACATCACCACGAATTGCGGCGGACGCGCCTTTACCTGCGTCATGTAGCGCAGCTTGATGCGACGACCGCCCGGTGCGGGTGGCGGGTGCGCGGTGGTCATCGCTCCTAGCCAGCTGTTCAGCCGCGAGGTCGAAACACGACGGTTCCAAACGGCATGGGCGTGCAAAATCGCCTCTTGCAGCTTATCAAGGTTTTTTCCGGTCATCGCGGAAACGGTCACAAGCTGGGCACCGCGCAACTGCGGCAAAAGCCGGGCAAACTCTTCCCGCAACTCTTTGGCTTTGTTGGATTTGTCCTTTTCGGCATCCCATTTATTCACGGCAATCACTACCGCGCGCCCTTCGCGTTCGGCCAAATCTGCGATCCGCAGATCCTGCTGTTCAAAGGGGATGGACACATCCAGAAGCACCACCACAACCTCGGCGAACTTCACCGCACGCAGCCCGTCCGCCACGGAGAGCTTTTCCAGCTTTTCCTGCACCTTGGCCTTCTTGCGCATGCCTGCCGTGTCGAACACGCGCACCGGCGTTCCGTTCCAGTCCATGGTGACGGAAATGGAATCGCGGGTGATCCCGGCTTCGGGACCGGTGAGCAGGCGATCTTCACCCAATAGCTTGTTGATCAGCGTGGATTTGCCCGCATTCGGGCGTCCGACGACCGCGATTTGCAGGGGTTTTTCCAGCGTAAAATCGCGCGACGCACCGCCGATGTCTTCGCCCTCGCCGAGCTCGGCCTCTTCCTCGGTCAGTTCAATATCGGTTTCCGGCGCCTCGGCAGCAGCGCGGATGTCGAACTCGGCGGCCAACGGCGCCAGAACGGAGTAAAGATCGGGCATGCCCTCGCCATGTTCCGCCGAAAGCCGCAGCGGCTCCCCCAGACCCAGACTGTAGGCCTCCAGAAGACCGGCCTCGCCCGCCTGCCCTTCGGCCTTGTTGGCCGCAAGGATCACATGTTTCGCCCGTTTGCGCAGAATGTCGGCAAAAACCTCATCGGCCGGCAAGACACCGGCGCGCGCGTCGATCATGAACAGGCAGATATCGGCCATCTCCACCGCGCGCTCGGTCAGCTTGCGCATCCGGCCCTGCAGGCTCTCGTCGGTTGCCTCTTCCAGACCCGCAGTGTCGATCACAGTGAACCGCAGATCGCCCAGACGCGCCTCACCTTCGCGCAGATCGCGCGTCACACCCGGCTGGTCGTCCACAAGCGCAAGACGCCGACCCACCAGACGGTTGAAAAGGGTCGATTTGCCAACATTGGGGCGGCCGACAATGGCCAGCGAAAAGCTCATGGGACAGACTCCGGGTCACAGTTCAAGCGGCCCCGATACACCCGAATGGGGGCGCAGGTCAAAGGGATTCAATGCAGGGCGGCCAGAGAACCGTCTTCTAACAGAACATACATCACACCGCCCACCACGATCGGATCGGAGGCCGCGCCCTTGGGCAGGGCCACCGACGCCACCAGAGCGCCCGACGCGGGATCAAACCCACGCAACACTGCGTCGTCAGAGGCCACCCAGAGCTTGCCGCCAGCGGCAACGGGCCCGTAATGGGCAAAGACCGTCTTGCGTTTGCGCACCTTATCGGTGGTGAAATAGGGCAGTTGCTTAGCCCAGATCTGCGCCCCGTCAGAGGCCGACAGGCGCACCAGTTCGTTGCGGTCCGTCACGATGAAGACCGAACCACCAACCACAGCTGCCGGGCTGTATGCCCCCTGATCCGCGGTCCAGATCCGCGCACCGCTTTCCAGATCGAAGGCCGCATAGCGACCGGCCTGGTTGCCGACATACATGCGGCTGCCGACCAGCACCGGATCGGAGGTAATGTCAGAGACATTAGCATAGACCACGCCCTTGCGCTGCCCGGCCAGTGAGGCCGACCACAGCCGGATCCCGCCTTTGCGGAAGGTCGCGTAAAGATCGCCAGAGGCAAAGGGGAAGACCACAAGACGGTCGGTCACGGCCGGGGCCGCTGCTCCCACCCGCGAGGTCACGGTTTCCGGCCCTGCGATGGTCCATTTCACCCGACCGTCGGCGGTGGATACGGCCCAGGCCTGCCCGTCGCCAGCGGTCACATAGACCAGCCCATCATAAACGGTCACACCCGCAGCCCCGACGGCGTCCAGACGCTGGCGCCATTTTTCGCGCCCCGTCGCCAGATCGAGCGCCACAAGATCCCCGTACCCGATGGTCGCATAAAGCGTATCGCCGGAAATCGCCATCGACCCGCCCGAGGCCTTGCCCTTGCGCTCGCCCGCCGGTGTCAGATCCACCGACCACACGGGCGTGCCCGCGCCAGCCGTCACGGCCGTGACTTTGGCTTCGGAATCCATCGCCACCACGAGACCATTGGCGGCCACGGGATCAACGGTCAGACGGAACCTGCGGCTGTTGCCTTCGCCAATTGGCGAAGTCCAGGCGACTGCGGGCGTGCCAGCGGTAAAGGCGTTATGGCCCGAGGCATGCATGCGCCCGGCTCCGGTCATCGGCCAAGCCGCACGGCTCACGACCTTCCCCAGAGAGATCGCTTCGCTGCGGTTCCCCTGCGGCTGCTGAGTTGCGACTGCACCAATCGCCAGCCCATCACGCGGATCGAGACGTTCACCGGGCAGAATTTCCTCGCGCCCGGCCCCACAGGCGGTGAGCACCAGCATGGCGCCAAAAAGCCCCGCTTTCCCTGCATGACCGATCATGACCGCTCTCCCATTCTTTCCAATTCGACCATTACTCCACGGACCGGACTGACATCCGACGTGTCACATCACGTTTCGTCCGGGTCTGCTCCAAGCGCCACAATCATCTGCAGAGCGCGCCGACGCAAGGCATTACTTGCCTCGGTGTCCTGCGAAATCGCGCGATAGCCATCAATGGCCGCTTCAACCTCGCCCATTTCGACCTGAGCCGCTGCGATTTGTTCCTCGGCCAGCAAACGATAAGGCGCGCCGGGGGCGGCGATGCCTGCCAACTGGCTGATACGCTCTTCCGGGGCAATTTCCTGTGCGCCGATCATCGCGGTTTTCAGAATGGCGAGATCTCGAAAGATCGGGTCCAGCATGGCATCCGCGGTAAAGGGGGCCAGAACGGCCAGCGCCGCTTTGGAATCACCCGCCGCATTCAATTCGCCAGCACGCAGCATGGCCGCCACGATCCGGGCGTCACCGTCCACCGTCAGCGCGCCCAG containing:
- a CDS encoding deoxyguanosinetriphosphate triphosphohydrolase, with the protein product MLKPYASQPMETRGRLYPEKLSTFRSPFQRDRDRIIHSSAFRRLKHKTQVFVEHEGDYYRTRLTHSIEVAQVARTLAGALGLNEGLAEAIALAHDLGHSPFGHTGEDALELLMEPYGGFDHNAQALRIVTKLEKHYADFDGLNLTWESLEGIAKHNGPVVGPNADKKKHPEGAPLSYALKEVNDQFDLELHTFASAEAQVAAIADDVAYNHHDLHDGLRAGLFAAEDLMELPLTDRAYEEVDSLYPELERNRRDHEALRRVFGYMVEDVIAIATNRLESAKPETAQDIRDMDRTIIRFSKPFFQNLKAIKSFLFNRMYRAPSVVVERKRVTEMVMALFPLFMQKPGLLPEEWRHEVELAKDDTELARIVLDYVAGMTDRFAIQEYERLCT
- a CDS encoding iron-sulfur cluster assembly accessory protein yields the protein MSLTLPPKVTPRAFARIAEINAATGETKALRVAVEGGGCSGFQYDITLDEPAEDDIVLDSADSCVVIDPVSLPFLENATIDFTEELIGARFVIDNPNVSSACGCGTSFSM
- a CDS encoding NAD(P)/FAD-dependent oxidoreductase, producing MEQFDTVILGAGAAGLFCAKFAAARGARVLIVDHAKRPAEKVRISGGGRCNFTNLYASADNYLSANRHFAKSALARYTQWDFIDLLAQHGITWHEKTLGQLFCDGKSAAIVQMLLDEASQAELRLNTTVDDIRHTGSGFQLNLSGRAIETRALVVATGGKSIPKMGATGLGYQIAEQFGVALTDIRPGLVPLTFAPHELDWIAPLAGTALEARIHAAGAQFDEALLFTHRGLSGPAILQISSYWREGQEITVDLLPGQDAFAALRAARQDNGRRQMQTALATLLPGKLAQALTEKLKLRGNLADHSDTALRALADHLHALTLKPSGSEGYRTAEVTLGGVDTDALSSQTMEVKALPGLFFIGEVVDVTGWLGGYNFQWAWASAAACGRALAERH
- the xth gene encoding exodeoxyribonuclease III; this translates as MKIASFNINGIKARLEALTDWLKEASPDVAILQEIKSIDENFPREVFEDLGYNVETHGQKSFNGVALLSKLPLEDVTRGLPGAEGSGRDGADDEEARYIEATVSGNRGALRICGLYLPNGNPVDLTAEGIPVPGSKYDYKLKWFARLQARAEELLSLEQPFLMAGDYNLIPQPEDAKRPEVWKDDALFRLESRAAFRRLMALGFTDALRARTAAPETYTFWDYQAGAFDKNDGIRIDHVLLSPQAADLLTDCQIDAYTRAKAKPSDHVPIWVDLDL
- a CDS encoding DUF6326 family protein, yielding MQVSTRDKLFVLWIFLYLNYLLCYVFTLFHELEQSRSLSGPAIGIVLPESFLLMFSLLLEMGVIMLLLTRLGSVRVARTGTLICSVFYLVLQLLTLLTPDLTPHYIFFSGVHVATLTALIYTASRWVERPKKPLRPVLGVEKSA
- the der gene encoding ribosome biogenesis GTPase Der → MSFSLAIVGRPNVGKSTLFNRLVGRRLALVDDQPGVTRDLREGEARLGDLRFTVIDTAGLEEATDESLQGRMRKLTERAVEMADICLFMIDARAGVLPADEVFADILRKRAKHVILAANKAEGQAGEAGLLEAYSLGLGEPLRLSAEHGEGMPDLYSVLAPLAAEFDIRAAAEAPETDIELTEEEAELGEGEDIGGASRDFTLEKPLQIAVVGRPNAGKSTLINKLLGEDRLLTGPEAGITRDSISVTMDWNGTPVRVFDTAGMRKKAKVQEKLEKLSVADGLRAVKFAEVVVVLLDVSIPFEQQDLRIADLAEREGRAVVIAVNKWDAEKDKSNKAKELREEFARLLPQLRGAQLVTVSAMTGKNLDKLQEAILHAHAVWNRRVSTSRLNSWLGAMTTAHPPPAPGGRRIKLRYMTQVKARPPQFVVMCSHPEELNDSYKRYLINGLRQDFDMPGTPIRLWFRSQADKNPYKNKTKSTPSRLRKHLGKDRADAPKKKR
- a CDS encoding PQQ-binding-like beta-propeller repeat protein, whose amino-acid sequence is MIGHAGKAGLFGAMLVLTACGAGREEILPGERLDPRDGLAIGAVATQQPQGNRSEAISLGKVVSRAAWPMTGAGRMHASGHNAFTAGTPAVAWTSPIGEGNSRRFRLTVDPVAANGLVVAMDSEAKVTAVTAGAGTPVWSVDLTPAGERKGKASGGSMAISGDTLYATIGYGDLVALDLATGREKWRQRLDAVGAAGVTVYDGLVYVTAGDGQAWAVSTADGRVKWTIAGPETVTSRVGAAAPAVTDRLVVFPFASGDLYATFRKGGIRLWSASLAGQRKGVVYANVSDITSDPVLVGSRMYVGNQAGRYAAFDLESGARIWTADQGAYSPAAVVGGSVFIVTDRNELVRLSASDGAQIWAKQLPYFTTDKVRKRKTVFAHYGPVAAGGKLWVASDDAVLRGFDPASGALVASVALPKGAASDPIVVGGVMYVLLEDGSLAALH
- a CDS encoding tetratricopeptide repeat protein; the protein is MKRARVWRGLGAKVSNTDSFIDEVTEEVRRDKFYAFLRKYGWIGIAAVVALVGGAAWNEYSKAKAESEAQAVGDALTAALQDDTSEARAEALGALTVDGDARIVAAMLRAGELNAAGDSKAALAVLAPFTADAMLDPIFRDLAILKTAMIGAQEIAPEERISQLAGIAAPGAPYRLLAEEQIAAAQVEMGEVEAAIDGYRAISQDTEASNALRRRALQMIVALGADPDET